The genomic interval ACGATCGACTTCATTGCGGGCGAGAAGGCGCGCGCTCCAGTCTGGATGCGCAAGACCGGCCTCGAATGGCTGCACCGGATCGTCACGGAGCCCCGGCGTCTGCTGCGCCGCTACGCACACGACGCTTTGGTATTCCCGACTGTCCTTGTCAAGGAACTCGTCAGCAACGCAGTTGCACGCAATAAATGATCGACGAACGAGAGTCATACCGTGACTAACAGAAGGCAGGCAATCAAGGGTGCCCTGGCAGGCACGATTCTCAGCGCGGCGGCGGCCGTCAATGGGCAAACGAAACCGGACGCGTCATCTGTAGATACGGGGTTGTCGAAAGACACGCCGTCGGGAACAGGCAACGCTCAATCAATCGCATTCAAGGCGGCAGCACCGACGAGTATCGTCCGGACGGTGGCCGAAGAGTTGAACGATGCCGATATCAATCCCAAGCGATTTGGTGCAAAGGGTGATGGCCGCTCGGATGACAGCGTCGCGATCCAGTCCGCGATCGACCTGCTCGAATCACGTGGCGGCGGAGTAGTCCGCTTTCCTGCTGGGCGCTATCGCTGCAATATCGTCCTGAAGAACGGCGTGTCGCTGGTGTCGAGTAGCACGATGTTCGGTTATCTTCCGGGCCATATTTCTGGTGTAACTCTGGTACAGGCGGACCACGGCTTCGTGGTCGATACTCCGTCGACGCTCGTGCGCGGTATCGGCATCAGCGGCATCAATTTCGAAGGATGTGGCGCAAATTTAAATGGTGGCGGGGTGCGCTTTCAACTGGTCAAATGGGCCGCTATTCGACGTTGCACCGCCAACAATTTCGCCGACCAGGGATTTCAGCACCTCGCAGGATTTGGCGTCGTCTTTGAAGATATTCTGACGACAAACGTTTTGCTCAATCGCCAGCGCGACCGGATTTCCGGGTGTATCGAAACGTTCGGCACCGACGATTTCCTCAACCGTATCGAAGCCAACCCTTCCCTGATCGCGGGTCGCGGCCTGGTGACGCCGGACCTTCTTCTGTGCGGGATTGTCGTTGGCGGGGCAAATAATTTCCTGTCGAATTGCATTGGCGAAGACGCCGAGCGTGGCATCTACATCGCACCGTTGCGAGGATCACAGCACCGCATTTCGCAGTGCCGCGGCGACTCCAATATCGGCCACGGGTTCTATGTCGATGGCAGCGCGATATGGAGCACGTGCTTCGGCTATAACAATAGTTCCGCCGGGGTCGGCACCTATAGCGGCTTCTACATGTCGTCGAAGTCGCGCTCGAACATACTGACCTCATGCCGCTCTGAGGGTCGAAAAGAGCGTCTTCAGAAGTATGGTTTCGAGGATTACGTCAGTGAATCCGACCCGGATGCGCGCAATCAATACTTTGCATGCGCGGGAAGCTTCAATCAGGCCGGGTTGTTCCTGGTCCAGAACCATGAAGGGTCGAGCGTAGCCGGTGCGCCGCTCACCATTAAGCCTCCGGCTGGGACGCGGATCGTCAACGTCACCGGCTCAGGTCTCGTGGTGCTGGATAACTACATGACGCCCACGGAAATCTCGTATTTTTCCGGCGCCGCCGATGGTCAAACGATTCGCGTACTGGGGAATCCGAATGTGACCATCGTTCACGGATCGGGCATCGTGACGCGCTTATCTAAGGACGTTGTGCTGAAAGCGGACACAATCTACGCATTCACCCGATACGTCGACAAGTGGTACATGAATTGAGTGGAAACAATAGAGGTCTGCGCGATGCCGGGTAAGCGGATCACTTGAATGACAATGTGCTTGGCGGGTGGTGTCTCGTCCTGAGCCCGCCTCGCACGGTGCTATTTCAGAATCGACAGCAGATCAACAACGCTTATATCCGGCAATTGCCTGGAAAGCATGTCCCAGAAGATGATGTCGTGCATTGCGCTCGCATCTTCGGCCGTAGTCCACTCACGCGCGCCGACTATGGAATCGGCAGTTTCGAAAGCGGCGCTAATGATTGTCTGAATATCTTCTATACGCATGTATGCGTTATCGGCTACGTTCAGGACTTATTTAGCCCTGCGCGCTGAGAATATGGCAAACCGCCAAAAAGATTCTGCGTGGATCCGGTTAAGGCGGGCGAACTGCCGACAGCGACCCCATGATAGCGGGAGTTTCGACCGGAAATTACCCAGGAAAGCCCTACCTTGAAAAAGATCGAAACGAGTGACATCTCGTAAGGTTGAGCGGGAGTAATGAGCAGTGTCTTTCCGATTCTTTTCATAACACACTCTCGCACAAACCGTCTCCACGAAGACGCTATCCATTCCGTCTTATTTCTCGCCGAATTTATCCCAAGAGCATAAATTCGCTCAATTCAGATTTTGGACACATTCGACGGCGGATTTTCTCCGCTAAACCGGAAATTTTTTCAGCCGGGTCGTGAACGGCCAATGTGTTGGCCAAATCGGACATGTAATAATTACGTTAGAATTGGTTGTATAGCATCCAAAGATAAGAAAAAAACAGAGAGTCTAGGGAAGAGCTTCGAAGGCCAAAACATTCCGGGGAAAAGCAAATGGAGCTGGTAAATACTCTGCCGCGCTGCTCGCGGCAAAGTGCCATGAGAACGCAGACGCGTGAGTTGACTCGCGTCGACATAGCGTTGTTTAACGGGTTTGCGCTGCCAAAAGTGGCGGCAATCATCGAGATCTTCCAGAAAGCGAACGCATTCGGCGCATCGCAGCAATTGCATCCGCGTTACGACGTCTCATTGCTGTCGGCTGCGGGCGGCCGTATTGCAAGCTCGTCTTCGGTATTCGTCTGGACGGAGAGTGTCGACTCGCACCAGGTCACGGATGACAGACATCTGCTATTCATCGCAGGCGGCGCGGGCGTACCCCATGCCTGCCGCGACGAACGCCTGAGCAATTGGCTGCGCCGCAGGCATCCATTCAGCGAGATCGTTCATCCGATCGCCGAGGGCAGACTGCTCCTGGAAGCAGCCAAGCTTCCCAGCCGCTACAGTGCCCTCCTATATGGCGACAGTGAAACGAGCGACTACTATCAAGTGCGCGCACTGAGCGAAGCTCCGACTGAGGTCGCCACAGCACTGCGTATCGTGGAAGAGGATATGGGATCGGAGGTGGCGCGTCATGTCGCTGAATCGGTTGCGCCTCAGCAGGATATGCCTTGGGACATGTCCGTCTCCCGCAGCGGAGCGCCCAAAGTCAGTGAAAAGATTATGGCGTCGGCGCGCTGGTTGGAGGAAAACGTCGACCGGCCTGTTTCTATCGACGCGGCCGCGAAGATTGCCGCGATGAGCGAGCGCAACTTCCTGCGCCGCTTCAAGAGCGAGATCGGCATGACCCCCTCCGACTATCTGCTTCGTGCTCGTCTTAACATGAGTTGCCGGATGCTCGTCGAGTCGCGCTTGCCTGTCGATAAGATTGCACGGCGTTGCGGCATTGGCAGTGGCGGCCAGTTGGCCAAGCTGTTCAGGAAGTATCTCGCGACGACACCCACCGATTACCGCATGGGCAGGGAGGCGTCTCCGGCGGAGCAAGCCTGATCGACTGTCTCGGCTAAGGCCCTCCGACAGAGAAGACCGTGATTTTGTTTGCCGCCCGTTCTTCCTGAACCTTCCGCGAAAAAATTATTTTCAGCGGATTTCGCCAATGATATTCGTACGTAGCATCGTTACACGCTGATTGGGTAGCAACAGGCCCTCGCCGCTGTCATCGATGCTGTCGACGCGCGCCATGCGTTCCCCTTCGCGGTGCTCCCGCAAAGCCTGCGTGTATTCGTTTTAGCCAATAGCGGTGCCTGTTCCGCCATCTCGCATCAATAGTTGGCTTTCGCCTTTATGGTTGCGCTCGTCCACCCTGAGTCGATCTGCCAGACGATACGCAAACACTGTCTGATCAGCTTCGCTTTGGGTCCGTCTCTTTAAGCAAGCAGGCTAATCTCTAACGTCGTTATCGCGAACACCCCGGACAACACATGCTCAAAGTTACCAAGGCCATATTTCCGGTGGCGGGTCTCGGCACCCGGTTCCTTCCCGCCACGAAGGCGAGCCCGAAAGAGATGCTCCCGATTGTCGACAAGCCGCTGATCCAGTACGCGGTGGAAGAGGCAATGGCGGCCGGCATCACCGAAATGATCTTCGTCACGGGCCGCAGCAAGCGCGCAATCGAAGACCACTTCGATAAGTCGTATGAAATCGAGGCGGAACTCGAGGCACGCGGCAAGGACAAGCTGCTGGAACTCGTGCGCAGCATCAAGCCGAGCCATGTGGACTGCTTCTACGTGCGTCAGCCGGAAGCATTGGGTTTGGGCCACGCGGTGATGTGCGCCGAAAAGCTCGTGGGCGACAACCCGTTCGCCGTCATTCTCGCGGACGACTTGCTGTACGGCACGCCACCCGTTATGACGCAAATGATCGAAGTGTTCGACCACTATCACAGCTCGGTGATCGGCGTCGAAGAGATTCCGGCAGAGGAGACCAGGTCGTACGGGATTGTCGACGGCAAGAAATGGGAAGACTCGATCATCAAGATGTCGCGCATTGTCGAGAAGCCGGAACCGAGCATGGCGCCGTCGAATCTCGGCGTGGTGGGACGCTATGTGCTGAAGCCGCGCATCTTCGAACATCTGCGTGCATTGAAGCCGGGCGCGGGCGGCGAATTGCAGCTCACGGACGCAATTCAGTCGCTGCTCGCCGACGAACAGGTGCTCGCGTACAAGTATCACGGCACGCGTTTCGACTGCGGCAGCAAGCTGGGTTATCTCAAGGCGACCGTCGAGTTCGCCTTACGTCACCCGGAAGTGGCCGCCGATTTCGAAGGGTACCTGCTTGCGCGCTCGCCAGTACCCGCATGCTGACAGACTGATCCGTCGCGACACGGCCAACACGCCACCATCGATTTCGCGAAAAAAAAGAATAGGCGTTCGGCCGACGGCCCGTGAGTCTTGACGATATCGGCCAAGACTATGGTTCATTCAGCCGCGCCGTCGTGCCGCTAGCGTTGCATCGGTACTATCGAGACCTGTCGGCTCGACCCTCGACGTCGAACGGGTGATCTTCAATCCAAGGCGGTTTAACGTAGCGGGTGCACAGAAAGTCATGGTCGAGTTTATTCCAGAGTATCTGGTCCGCGAACAGGCAGCCGTCGGCGCGCTCGTATTGTTCGCCATTCTGCGCATTGTTTCCGCTGCTGTCGCCGTCGAGAAGGGCTGGCGCATATCCGTCGCGCAATCCTATTGCATAGCGATTGCAGTACTTTACTGTCTACCCCAGTTATTCGATCTGTTCATGCATTCGTATGGAATGCAGGCTGCGGCTGCGGCCGCCGAACTCGAAGGCAAAGCGGCGGGCTCGGCGATTGCACTCTTTTTCGCGCCTATTCTGAGTCACAAGCTCGGCTACGAATAGAAACCCCTCACGTTTCAAGTCCTCGTGGGTTTTTCGACAAGTCGCGATCAATCTGATGGCGAGGGTTACCGCACTGCCGCCGCAGCAGCATCCTCCCCCACTGCCGAATCCGCCGACGCAACATCGGCCGCAACATGCGACAGCTTCATCATGCGCGGCTGAAGCAGCAGCGCGACGAGCCCGCTCCACCCGGTCTGGTGCGAAGCCCCGACGCCGCGTCCGTTGTCACCGTGAAAGTACTCATGAAACAAGATGAGATCCTGCGAACGCGGGTCGGCTTGCAGCATCGGATAAGCCGCCATCACGGGCCGCACACCTTGTGCATTCTTGAGAAAGAGCGTGGTGACGCGCCGCGCAAGGTCGTCGGCAATCTCGCTCAGCGAGAAAAGGTTTCCCGATCCTGTCGGATAGTCGACGCGAAACTCATCGCCGTAGTAGCGATAGAACTCATACAACGATTCGATCAGCAGGTAGTTGACGGGTATCCAGACCGGCCCGCGCCAGTTCGAATTGCCGCCGAAAACACGCGAGTCCGATTCAGCCGGCTGGTATTGAATGCAGACTTTCACGCCGTCATGGTCGAACACATAAGGTGCATCGCGATGCACGAGCGACAGCGCCCGCACGCCATGCTCGGAGAGAAACTCGTTTTCATCGAGCGCGCGGCGCAGCAGTGTTTTCATCCGGTGTCCGCGCAACAGCGACAGCAGCGTGGTATTGCCCTTGCCCGGCTCGGTCCAGCGCGACACCAGCTTGGCCAGATTCGGCCGATGATCGAGGAACCAGGCCAGCCGTTCGCGCAATCCCGGCAAATGGCCATACACGCGATCTTCGAGCACGTGAACAGCGAACAGCGGGATCAGCCCGACGATCGAACGAATGCGCATCGGCACACGGGCGCCGTTCGGAAGGTGGAGTACGTCGTAGAAGAATTCGTCTTGTCCGTCCCATAGCCCCGTTTTGCACCCTTCGTCGCAACTGACCGCTTCCGCGATATACAGAAAGTGCTCGAAGAACTTCACTGCAATTTCGACATACGCGCTGTTCGTCATGGCCAGTTCCAGGCCGATCTGCATCAGATCTAGCGCGTACGAGGCCATCCATGCCGTGCCATCGGCCTGATCGATGCGGCCGCCGGTAGGCAGTGGCGAAGACCGGTCGAAGATGCCCACGTTGTCGAGCCCAAGAAAGCCGCCCTGAAAGATGTTGCGATCATCCGCGTCCTTGCGGTTGACCCACCACGAGAAATTGAGCAGGAGTTTGTGAAACATGACTTCAAGAAACTCGTGATCGCCAACGCCCGTCACCTCGCGGTCGAGTTCGTACACACGCCATGTGGCCCACGCATGAACCGGCGGATTGGCATCGCCGAATGCCCACTCGTAAGCGGGCAATTGGCCGTTCGGATGCATATAGCGCTCCTTCACGAGCAGAAGCAATTGCTTCTTCGCGAAGTCGGGATCGATCATAGCGAACGCGACTGCATGAAATGCGAGATCCCACGACGCGTACCATGGGTACTCCCACTTATCCGGCATCGACACGATGTCGCCATTGCACATGTGCCGCCAGTCCGCATTGCGGCCGTGCCTGCGTGCTCTCGGCGGCGGCGGCTGGCCGGGGTCGCCGTCGTGCCAGCGCGTCACGTCGAACTGGTAGTACTGCTTCGACCACAACATGCCGGCGAGTGCCTGACGCTGCACGAGCCGCGCATCGGCGTCTGCAATGTCGTGCTGAAGCGCCGCATAGAATTCGTCGGCTTCCGCTTGCCGGCGCGTGAAGAGCGCTTGCATGTCGAGAGGCGCGGCATCCGCAGCCGCTTCGGGACGCCAGCGCAGATACACGACCGAGCGCTCATGAGGCGCGAATTGCAGGCTCACATGCGCGGCGGCACGAGTGCCCTTGTCGCGCCGGACGGCCTGCTCGTCGCCGTCGACGAGGTAGTCATTGAAGCCGTCCTTGAACGGCCCCGCTCCATCGATACCGAAAATACGGCGTACATTCGTTTCGTTTTCGCAGAAGAGCCACTCGATCGGCTGTTGCGCTGACGCCGTGACGATCATCGTGGCGTGCGCGGGATGGCGCGCGATAACGCGCGTCCCATTCTCTGTATTCGACTCCAGCGTAAGCGCCGGCTTGCCGGGCTTGCCCGACCAGGCCCATCTGTTGCGCGCCCAGAATTGCGGTAACAGATGAAGCGCCGCGCGCTGATCCGCTCGGTTTTCGACGGTCACGCGCATCACGATATCGTCGGGAGTGTGCTTCGCGTACTCGACGCAAACGTCGAAGTAGCGGTTATCGTCGAACACGCCCGTATCGAGAATTTCATATTCGGGCTGTTCCGCGCCGCGCCGCAGATTTTCGTCAATGAGGTCCTGGTACGGGTACGCGTCTTGAGGATACTTGTACAGCATCTTCATGTAGGAATGCGTCGGCGTGCCGTCGAGATAGAAGTAAAGCTCCTTCACGTCCTCGCCGTGATTGCCTTGCTCGTTCGCTAAGCCGAAGAGCCGTTCCTTGATGATCGGATCGTGCCCGTTCCAGAGCGCGAGCGATACGCACCAGTCGAGCGGGTCGTTGCCGAATCCGGCAATGCCGTCCTCGCCCCAGCGGTACATGCGGCTGCGCGCATGATCGTGCGGAAAGTAGTCCCATGCGGTGCCGTATTCGCTATAGTCTTCGCGAACAGTGCCCCATTGCCGCTCGCTCAGATAAGGCCCCCAACGGCGCCAGCGGTCGAGCTCCGGGCCATGGAGCCGGGCACCTTCCGTCGACTGGAGCAGATTGATTGCGCGTAGCGGTGGCAT from Paraburkholderia phytofirmans PsJN carries:
- a CDS encoding glycosyl hydrolase family 28-related protein gives rise to the protein MTNRRQAIKGALAGTILSAAAAVNGQTKPDASSVDTGLSKDTPSGTGNAQSIAFKAAAPTSIVRTVAEELNDADINPKRFGAKGDGRSDDSVAIQSAIDLLESRGGGVVRFPAGRYRCNIVLKNGVSLVSSSTMFGYLPGHISGVTLVQADHGFVVDTPSTLVRGIGISGINFEGCGANLNGGGVRFQLVKWAAIRRCTANNFADQGFQHLAGFGVVFEDILTTNVLLNRQRDRISGCIETFGTDDFLNRIEANPSLIAGRGLVTPDLLLCGIVVGGANNFLSNCIGEDAERGIYIAPLRGSQHRISQCRGDSNIGHGFYVDGSAIWSTCFGYNNSSAGVGTYSGFYMSSKSRSNILTSCRSEGRKERLQKYGFEDYVSESDPDARNQYFACAGSFNQAGLFLVQNHEGSSVAGAPLTIKPPAGTRIVNVTGSGLVVLDNYMTPTEISYFSGAADGQTIRVLGNPNVTIVHGSGIVTRLSKDVVLKADTIYAFTRYVDKWYMN
- a CDS encoding helix-turn-helix domain-containing protein, with protein sequence MELVNTLPRCSRQSAMRTQTRELTRVDIALFNGFALPKVAAIIEIFQKANAFGASQQLHPRYDVSLLSAAGGRIASSSSVFVWTESVDSHQVTDDRHLLFIAGGAGVPHACRDERLSNWLRRRHPFSEIVHPIAEGRLLLEAAKLPSRYSALLYGDSETSDYYQVRALSEAPTEVATALRIVEEDMGSEVARHVAESVAPQQDMPWDMSVSRSGAPKVSEKIMASARWLEENVDRPVSIDAAAKIAAMSERNFLRRFKSEIGMTPSDYLLRARLNMSCRMLVESRLPVDKIARRCGIGSGGQLAKLFRKYLATTPTDYRMGREASPAEQA
- the galU gene encoding UTP--glucose-1-phosphate uridylyltransferase GalU, with amino-acid sequence MLKVTKAIFPVAGLGTRFLPATKASPKEMLPIVDKPLIQYAVEEAMAAGITEMIFVTGRSKRAIEDHFDKSYEIEAELEARGKDKLLELVRSIKPSHVDCFYVRQPEALGLGHAVMCAEKLVGDNPFAVILADDLLYGTPPVMTQMIEVFDHYHSSVIGVEEIPAEETRSYGIVDGKKWEDSIIKMSRIVEKPEPSMAPSNLGVVGRYVLKPRIFEHLRALKPGAGGELQLTDAIQSLLADEQVLAYKYHGTRFDCGSKLGYLKATVEFALRHPEVAADFEGYLLARSPVPAC
- a CDS encoding MGH1-like glycoside hydrolase domain-containing protein; translated protein: MPPLRAINLLQSTEGARLHGPELDRWRRWGPYLSERQWGTVREDYSEYGTAWDYFPHDHARSRMYRWGEDGIAGFGNDPLDWCVSLALWNGHDPIIKERLFGLANEQGNHGEDVKELYFYLDGTPTHSYMKMLYKYPQDAYPYQDLIDENLRRGAEQPEYEILDTGVFDDNRYFDVCVEYAKHTPDDIVMRVTVENRADQRAALHLLPQFWARNRWAWSGKPGKPALTLESNTENGTRVIARHPAHATMIVTASAQQPIEWLFCENETNVRRIFGIDGAGPFKDGFNDYLVDGDEQAVRRDKGTRAAAHVSLQFAPHERSVVYLRWRPEAAADAAPLDMQALFTRRQAEADEFYAALQHDIADADARLVQRQALAGMLWSKQYYQFDVTRWHDGDPGQPPPPRARRHGRNADWRHMCNGDIVSMPDKWEYPWYASWDLAFHAVAFAMIDPDFAKKQLLLLVKERYMHPNGQLPAYEWAFGDANPPVHAWATWRVYELDREVTGVGDHEFLEVMFHKLLLNFSWWVNRKDADDRNIFQGGFLGLDNVGIFDRSSPLPTGGRIDQADGTAWMASYALDLMQIGLELAMTNSAYVEIAVKFFEHFLYIAEAVSCDEGCKTGLWDGQDEFFYDVLHLPNGARVPMRIRSIVGLIPLFAVHVLEDRVYGHLPGLRERLAWFLDHRPNLAKLVSRWTEPGKGNTTLLSLLRGHRMKTLLRRALDENEFLSEHGVRALSLVHRDAPYVFDHDGVKVCIQYQPAESDSRVFGGNSNWRGPVWIPVNYLLIESLYEFYRYYGDEFRVDYPTGSGNLFSLSEIADDLARRVTTLFLKNAQGVRPVMAAYPMLQADPRSQDLILFHEYFHGDNGRGVGASHQTGWSGLVALLLQPRMMKLSHVAADVASADSAVGEDAAAAAVR